cgttaatcgcttctcgacgagagtatcttacttataggccaaagcacaatgtctctaaatcgaaaggactttcgacccactttggaattgtcgacgtttctctacccgaaacattcctatgttttattgagcctctcttttatgtatctcaatttatatgtgattttatacttgaacgttcattcgtttcgaaatgtcgttttaatcatttcgcacgttatcgcaatcacaaacaataataatcctcgtgaacaaactaaatttatacccctttacgcaacttatgtgttatacttgtcgaatgtatgttggaaacttatgctctatgtgaactttacttggtacatgaacatttacttgcttttacatacacaaaccttgttttcgattaatgatcaaagtctcatcctttccttctctTTCAATCTTTTAGATGTCGTCTAGCTCCTCCAAGAGACTCAAGTCTAAGAAGGGTTCGACTTCCTCCGCCATGTCTCAAAAAGATTGCATGAAATTTATGGCCAAACAATTTGCTAAAGTCCTACACGACATCGTTAGCAAGATTCAAACCGATTCACCGCATGGATCTGTTGACTCAAAGGCAGACAAACCCAAATCGACCTTCCAATTTAAgcacttcatggcttgtaaacccttagaatttactggcaagaatggcgctaccgccatgatgaactggtttgatgccatcgagcttaccttcttgcaaagtggttgccctgacgaactaagaaccttgaatgcaactggGGTGTTTCATGAAAAGGCACTCGAGTGGTGACGACTGAACGCAACAAAAGGGGAAACGAGGTTGCACATGCTATGCcttgggacgatctcaaacagcttatgaaagaccacttctgtcctcctcatgaactccaaaaattggagaacgaattttggaaccttactcagaaggggagcgacatgtatcgaatatgggacttactaaaggccttatttaatggcatattgtactagcttatgttttaattaataacatttttctcagtttgattttgtatgtctctaacacgTGTTCTGCcagtgtaatgacatatagacaaatataaatacaaatcagacgctaaagggcttatgcgtattttgatcataattattaggttttaaattgaggctatagtatgactaatgggggtcctgagtcgaatgatgattcaacggctgtatttctctgctatacttcttggtttaaggctaaaatgagtgttaactcctggccaggctcatctaatactcatgataaatgattactcggctaagtgtgagaatgtgagattaaatatattattagtTATTTTAtcttgtagccattataatcatttatattatatagattaaaatatattaataacctattaataactAGTTGGTAATTGTTAATGGACCATACTatccttattaactaattaggtttcctcttgggtgtatatattAGGAGATTacacaaccctcataacatcataTTTTCGGCTCTCTCTCCCAACCGAATCCTTCCCTagtttcggtttcatcaccatcataacgttacaccctaaggaggaaccagatcatcctgacaatcatgtcgaactaattggctgcatctctgactggattctctgctggcctgtctgctgtaacaggtatgttattcatgttttctattatgtttaaacagaactgatcaacataaGTGACATGGAATAACTTTAAAGTATATGAAATTTAAgttaaaaacttaaaacttaAAGATATTGTTAAAAGTTGATTGGCAATGAAGAGAGTCAAAGGGACTAAATTTTAGTATGAGTATATGAGAAAAACAATAGTTTTAATTTACTGTGTTTCCATGGTATATTAGAAGTAGCTTTGTGTTTCCATAGTGTGTGTGTTGGCACAAGAGTATGTAAGCTGCCGACATAGTAGTATGCGCACAAAAAGTATGTAAGTAGTGCAATGATGTTGCGTAATTCATAAAAAATGCAGGCATATGACTATTTTATTGGAAGATAAGTTAAAACAATTATTCAAAAAAAATTGTTATAAAACTAGATGTGACAACCTACGTGTTGCCGCAGGGACGGTTGGAGAATTTGATTGGTATCTTGTTTTGTTCGTTAAAGTATTGGTAAAAAACATAACGTTAACAAAAGATAAACCTAAAagttaaacataaaaaaattatagACATAATAAAACGGAAACGTAaaactaatttattaaaaaataatacaaaaaagcCACTACGTTATGATAACACAATAGAGAgctaaaacaaaaataataaaaaatatatattaaaaataaaaaacaagttaaaattaacaATTAGTAaatcaatatgcttaaaataattGTGCTCAAATCTATAcataaaatactttgaatatacTCTTTCGAATGGAAAAGATCCAATAGGAAGTATTGTTTTGATAGGAAGTGTATGAAGCAATAATAAGAGGACATGTGGCAAAGAAGAAAAAACATAAGAAGAGACATTTTAGTCAATCACAAATTAGTCTCAATTTAACAAAAATAGACTCAAActgttataaaatgaacaaaatttgaCTCAAAACGATATAAGATAAAGggttttttacatatttccccctcctaagctTCCTTATTACCTATTTccccaaaccaaaaaaacaattacatatttcccttttttttaagaaattaccCAATTACCCTTCTAGTAACCCATAGCTCAAAATAAAGGTCTACAAGtctaaataaagcaaaacatgaTGTCTAGAATAACAAACTATCAAAATAGCTCAAATATATAAACAATTACATAAAACAATCAGAAATTATAGATATAATCCCGATTATCACATTATACTTGAATGTGATTACATAAAATGAGCACAAAGTATTACTAAGATCCAACAATCCATGAATTTATTGAACTCTGtaagagaaaaaaaaacatcaatcTCCAAACAAGAAAATAAATTGACCACAAAGTGTTACTAAGATCCGACCAACCATAAATCTATTGAACGAAAAAAACATCAGTCTCCAGACAAGAAAAATACATACGGGAGGTTATATATGCTTTCCTCTACTTTCTACCAATTATTTAAATTACATTATGCTTTTGGCAAACAGAACACAAAAAGAATCTATAACCGGAAAGCGACCAAAAAAAATCACAGTCAGTGAAAAAAAACTACCAATGACAGGATCAATGCGTGCATATAGATAACGAGGAAAAGAATTAGGGTGATACTACATgaattgggtaaatatgtaacTGATTGATGATATTAAAATGGAGAATtatgtaaatattcatttaatggttcattaagggtaaaatagtcataaaTAAGAGTTATTTTaatgaaaaggggaaatatgtaatatatatgggttaaagaggggaaatatgtaattgtttttttggtttggggAAATACGTAATAAGGCAGCTTAGGAGGGGGAAACATGTAAAAATTCCTAAGATAAATGGCTagagactcagggcgttaaaATTTTTGATTTTACACTTAAATTAATCTCAATTAATAACTAATAAAACAcagagactcaaaaagtaattaactctataatcTTTTTTGAATTGAGATCAATGAACCTACAATTATTTTATATTTGTTGATTCCTCTCCTAACATAAATGTGTTCTATAATTTTATAAAGTTGTTGcgatttacgttttacattttagtCATTTAGTTCTTTGATTTCTTATTCAAAATCATTTTATTTCCTACCACCGATCACTGCGTTTATTAGTTGTGTTTTATAATATAATGaaaaaacattgtttattatgttttacttcattatgtttttgaattgtgttttataaaacaatagtaaacatttttttgtgtttttagtccattgcattttagaaatatcacatttctttgtgttttttatccattgctttttaaaaaaaaatatttctttatgttttagtctattgtgttttagaaacaacatatttctttgtgtttttttgtctattgcgttttaggaaaaaaaaaaaaagagacaattttttttgtgtttttagctcattgtgttttagaaacaacatatttctttgtgttttttgtctattgcgttttagaaacaacACATTTCTTGGTGGTTTTTGTCCATTACATTTTAGAAACAATATATTTCTTGGggttttttgtccattgcgttttagaaaacaacatattgttgtgttttttgtccattgcattttagaaaaaaaaaacatttctttgtttttttagtccattgcgttttagaaaaaaaaaaaaaaaagacattccTTTGTGTTATTAGTCCATTGCGtcttagaaataagacatttcttttatgttttttttgtctattgcgttttagaaacaagacatttcttttattttttagttaattgagttttagaaaaaaaaaagtcattttttgtatttttttttgtccattgtgttttacgcatctgggttttcgaaagtttttttcaaaaatatagcaaAAGTATACTCATTTTAAAGATAAAAGGAAACTCGTTTTTTGTTgcactttttataaaaaaaataatatcatATGAAATAGTTATTAAGTTTTTAAAAATAGGGGAAAGGGAATTTGAGGAGAGAAAAACTATTGTCTTGTATAGACTAGAATACCCCTTAAAAAACTCACACGCATATTTTTCTCAGTTCCACCCATTTAATTTAGTCATTGAATACTAAGTGGATGGTTGGTTAAGATTCATTTCTAATCTTTCTATCCAAATAAACTTTCTAGTATATTCTTACCATATTCAGAAAATTCAatctaatatatataatataataatgataTAGTGGTTTGACCAAAAGCATTTTGAAAGCACTATCACTTTGAATATAAACAAGAAAgttgttttaatttcttttattataaaaAGTAAAAACCAAATTTGGATAGGATTTATCATGTAACTCTACAAGTCAAAAGAAATTGGGAAATTGACTTGTAATAATCCCATTTAAAttttattggccattaataattcTATCTcagaatcctagcccggtatatcccattttagttttacaccattgtgaaccttacgccttttttactctctggtcGATTTTCaatcctaattgatggagaaatgtTTGGtagcaagaaaagctgcttccaggaggtaagttttacatcaatggactcgtatcatcattttgatcaaaagccctaaaaaatctgtttgtaatttggaaaaaagcttaactccattaagtttttttaacagagcaccattgtaggaaaaataggtgaaaggtgggactggtggggggaatattctgatgtgggattattaatggccaataaggtcaagatgagattattacaggccaattctcCAAAGAAATTCCAAAAATTGTTATGAATACTATATAAAGTTTACCTTGTAGATTAAGATTTACCTCTAGATCTAAACAAGTGGATGAATTTTTTGTCAAACTTATAGATAATGTACCATACTACTTGTCCATCAAATGGGTAACCTTGTCTACCAAATAGTTAATCTTCTTGTAGTATAAATACTAGCTCAAGGTATAAGAGAAAATGCACCTCATCTATACACTTTCATAAGTTATACAATTCTCTACTTCTTACTCTTATGCCATTTCTAAAGTTCTTAAAGTTTTAGCACTAATCTTGTGTTAATTCTTGTTAGAttataacacgttatcagcacaaGTCGCTTAAATCCTAATCAAGGAAGATCTTAAGCCCAAAGATAAAGCACTTCATTAATTTATAATTTACTTTGGAAAAAAAATTAAGTACAAAAGAACATTTTAATATACACATTTCATAAGTACGAGACTACTAACAATCTAACATTTAATTATGCATCTAACTTTTACTTTTATCGCAACtaacttttatttataaacaCCCGCTCACATTTCATTTATAGTTTACGTTTATTTATGTATACTAACAtttttattcttattattatgCATCCTAATTTTATATCTTTTAAAATAACATTTCTATAATacatcatttattataaatacatatatacatacatacatatatatatatatatatatatatatatatatataaccgttATATAACGACTATAAAAATGGTAACATAACCGTTGAGAAACGGCTATAGTTTACCACTATAAATTACCAATTATCAATCTCATTTTTCACAACAAACACTCTTCTTCTCAAaacttttcaagaaaaaaaattcAAAGATGATTCACCCGGTTTTAATATTGGCCGGCATAATACTAATATTATTACCAAGCTTAATGGATGAACTTCCACCTCATCTTTTTTGGTAATTACGTATTCATTTATTTGTTTGTAGCTGTACCTATGTATGTTATCTCATTTTTAATGAGTATTTAGATTTTAATATTTATCTTATTTATGTTTAGCAACAAAATGGCATACATCGCAAAAATTGAATTCCAAGCTCTTAATATCACCGGAGAAAATTATATGCCGTGGACGGCACATGTTAAGCGACATCTCAAATCAATGGGTGTTTTGGAAACGATAACGGAGGGAAATGATTGTACCGATCAAGACAAGGCAAAAGCCCATGTCTTCCTCCACAAACACATTGATGAGATGTTACAATTTGAATATTCAAATTTTGAGGATTCAGACGTTTTGTGGAAAGATTTAAAAAGTAGATTTGATCATCAAATGGAAGTTTTACTTCCCACTGCTAGAGATGAATGGAACAATCTCAGGTTCCAAGATTTTAAAAAGGTGAATGAGTACACCTCTGCTTTGTTCAGAAAATGCTCAACGCTCCGATTCTGTGGGCAAACTGTTACGGAGGAAGATATGTTGGAGAAAACTTTCTCCACAATTCATGCATCAAATATAAACTTGCAACAAAAATATCGGTTGCAAAGGTTTCAAAGATATTCTGATCTAAATTCATTTCTCCTCGTAGCAGAGAAAAACAATGAGCTATTAATGAAATATCATCAAGCTCGTCCCACTGGATCATTAGCCATTCCAGAAGCAAATGCTGTTATTAATGATGATACTAAAGAATCTGGAAGAAAATGGGGACGAGGTCGTGGCCGTGGCCATTCTGGTAAAAGTAATTTTAATGGTCGCAACCATTCTTTCAAAGGAAATAATAATTTCCGAGATAATTCCCATCGTCGTGGACGTGGTCGTGGTTGTGTTCAAAATCAAAGAACCACCAATTACCACACTCCACAAAATAATAATTCCAACCAGTACAATAAAAGGAATGAAGCTGGTAGGTCCGAAAACAATGGCACTTCTTGTTTCAGATGTGGAAGTGTAAACCACTAGTCAAAGGGTTGTCGTACACCTTCACATCTATGTGAACTTTTCCAAGCATCTCTTAAAAGAAAAGAGAAGGAGGTGAACCATCGAGCTGAATGTCACTGACTATACCAATGACATGGAATTCTGAAGCAAATGTTGCTAAGCCATAATAATTATATGCAACAATTATGTAGTTTCCTTTATTATAACTATCTATTATGTTTAATTAGTCTTTCTTTTCATGTAATGTTTTCAACTAATAAATAAACTTCTTATTAAAAATAATTCATAATGTCTTTGGTATACACTTATTATTATTTCTCTTTAAATTTTCAAGATTAAAATGAATACCACTGGAGCACAAGAGCAAATGAATGATGCAGGTATATGTATAGCGGATAGTGGAGCCACATACACTATACTTAAATCTAAGAAATATTTTTATGAGTTAAAACCAACAAAAGGAACCGTTGATACTATATCAGGTCCTTCAAACTTGATAGAAGGAGTGAGAAAAGCTAATTTAATATTACTGAATGGTACAAAGCTCTTAATAAAGAATGCTTTGTTTTCCCCAAAATCAACGAGAAACTTGTTGAGTTTCAAAAACATATATCATAACGGATATGATACTCAGTCAAGGACTGttgataataaaaaaaatatttgcaCATCATGAGCAAGATCGTATATTCGAAAAACTACCAATGCTCCATTCGGGTTTGTATTATACACACATTAATGTGCCTCAAGCACATATGGAAGTAAAAGAAAGTTGTTGTGATCCTGAGACATTTAACTTATGGCATGACAGATTAGGCCATCCAAGATCTACAATGATGAAAATAATTATTGAAAACACACATGGACATCCAATGAAATATCAAAAGATCCCCCAATCAGATAAAATGCCTCTATGTACCTCTTGTTCACTTGGAAAGCTAATTACAAGGCATTCGTCCTTAAAAGTTGAAAAGGAATCACCAATGTTTCTTGAAAGAATTTAAAAGGTGATATATGTGACCAATTCATCCACCATGTGGACCGTTTAGATATTTCATGGTCTTGATAGATACATCCAGCAGATGGTCTCATGTCTCATTATTATCAACTCGTAATATTGCCTTTGCAAAATTTCTTGCTCAAATTATCAAACTACGAGCACATTTCCCTGATTACACTGTTAAAAGAGTGAGACTTGATAATGCTGGTGaatttacatcacatgcttttAATGGTTATTGCATGTCTGTGGGAATTGTTGTCGAACACCCTGTTGCTCATGTACACACACAAAATGGCTTAGCTGAATCATTGATCAAACATTTACAACTAATCGCTAGACCATTAATAATGAGAACAAAACTTCCTATGACGGTTTGGGGTCATGCAATTTTACATGCTGGATCACTGATTCGTGTGAGACCGAGTGCAAATCATAAGTACTCCCCACTACAACTTGTTTCTGGCCATGAGCCAGATATTTCCCACCTTAGAATTTTTGGGTGTGCGACGTATTCCTATTGCGCCACAACAACGCACAAAAATGGGACCTCAAAGAAGGTTGGGAATATATGTTGGATATGAAACAGCCTCCATCATATGGTATCTTGAACCTTTAACACGTGATGTATTTACAGCACGTTTTGATGACTGTCATTTTAACGAGGCAATGTTCCCATCATTAGGggagaaaattaaaaaaatgagaaaatgatgtctAATGGTGTGTGCCTTCATTGTCTCATCTTGATCCAAGAACAAAATAATGTGAGACAGGGGTTCGAAAGATAATACACTTGCAAGAAATTGCAAATTAATTGCCTGATGCTTTTACTAATATAACAGAGTTACTAGATCTCATATACCAACTGCTAATGTTGCATCTTGAGTTAAGATCCCAAGTAAGGCAATAGATAATAAAATGACTCATGAATCTCAGAAACGTTTAAAACATGGAAGGTCAATCGGTTCGAAggataaaaatcctcgaaaaagAAAAGCACCTGTAAAGGAAATTGACCATAAAGAAAATGATCTTGATAAAACAATGAATACCAAAACCTCTCATGAGGAAGATGTTGATGATACTAACAAAGAGATATCAATCAACTTTGGTCATACACATATCATATGGAACCGACATGAAATGGAAAATATTAATGAGATATTTTCTTATTCTATAGCAAGTGATATCATGGGTGGAGATGATGACCCTGAACCAAAATATGTCAATGATTGTCAAAATAGACATGACTGGGATAAATGGAAAGGCGCTATGCAAGCTGAATTAGATTCACTTAACAAACGAAAGGTTTTTGGATCTATTGTTATTACACCTAAGGCTATAAAGCTTATAGGGTATAGATGGGTTTTTGTACGAAAACGAAATGAGAAAAATGAGGTTACAAGgtataaagcgagacttgtagctCAAGGTTTTTCACAAAGGCCGAGGATTGACTATGAAGAAACATATTTCAATGAAACTCGGCCCAATCTTTTACTAAAAGGATAGAGTCAAATCCAACATGCATCCTAGTGATTGGATTTATATGCTTATTCCTGATAGGAAATACAATATTCAAATAAAGGATTTTTCGTCAAATGACTATTCACGTATTGTATTTTCATACAAATATGGAGCAATAAAACTATATGAAAAGATGGGGGTTAAATTCGATGTTAATTAAGAAGGAGTTCGAACACAGATGTAGGCTAAGTAAATCAACGAGCAGTCTTGGTCCTATTGAAAATGCCAGCGAAAGTAAAGATCTGAATATAAATGATACGGATAAAAGACAATTACAGTAATGTTGATCTTTTTTTTGGCGTCAAAGACCTTTGGATTCTCCCGTTATGGATGCAATAACCTTTAGATTCTTAATCAGCTTAGCAGTTTCTAAAAAGTTAGAAATGCGTCTTATGGATGTCGTTACAGCTTACTTGTATGGATCACTTGATAGTgaaatatatatatgaaaatttTTAAAGGATTTAAACTCCATGAAGCGTTAAGTTCAAAACCCAAAGAAATGTATTCAATCAAATTACAAAGATCTTTATATGGGTTGAAACAATCTAGAAGGATGTGGTACAATCGTTTGAGTGAGTATTTGATAAGTAAAGGTTATACAGATAATCTTATCTGTCCAAGTTCTTTATTAAGAAGACAACGTCAGGATATGTGATCATAGCTGTATATGTTGATTATCAAATATAATTGGGACGCAAAAAGAAATTCATGAAGCAATTATTCGTTTAAAGGAGGAATTTGAAATTAAAGACCTTGGAAAAACCAAATACTGTCTTGGTTTACAGATTGAACATATGAGCAACGGAATACTTATGCATCAAACAAATTATACTGAAAAGTTGCTGAAATGCTTCAATATGGATACGGCATATCCTTTGAGCACTCCAATGGTCGTTAGATCACTTAATGTCGAAAATGATCCATTTCGTCCTTGTGAGGACAACAACGAAGTTCTTGGTCCAGAGGTACCATACCTCAGTGCAATTGGAGCACTTATGTATCTTACGAATTGTACGAGACCTGACATTTCTTTTGCAGTGAACTTATTAGCAAGATTTAGTTCAGCTCCTACTGAAAGGCACTGGAATGGGATTAAACATATTTTTCAATATCTTCGAGGTACTATTGATTTAGGCTTGTTTTATCCCAACGATTCAAAAGAAGGGTTTGTTGGTTATGCAGATGCAGGTTATTTATCCGATCCTCATAAAGCAAATCTCAAACTGGATATGTATTTATGAATGGAGGAACTGCGATTTCATGGCGTTCTAAGAAACAAACACTTGCCACAACATCCTCCAATCATGCTGAAGTCATTACACTACATGAAGCTTCAAGAGAATGTGTATGGCTAAGATCTATATCACAACACATAGTGACTTCTTCCAACTCCTATCCACGAAGATAATGTTGCATGTGTCTCTCAAATGAAAGAAGGGTATATCAAAAAAAGATGGGGGCAAGTCTGAGGATCAACCGGTAGTGGGCGAGGGGATTGCTTTTTCCTTGAACAGTTCTTTCAAAAAACGAATAGATCTGATTCATGAGACATTTCATGATTCAGATGCTTAATAATAAGTAAGGAATAATCAATTTGAATTCATGAATTTACCTAGGTGATCAAATTATGGGTCAATCCttaaggggtaaggtcccaaaaacctcgccTTGaatacttgggaccataccacaacctcatcttttaaccctctttagaccttgcgcggccgcgcactggtcctacaaagagAGCTTAGAAGAAAGACTGCAGGCAACACCTGCGCGCCAAAAGAGAGCTAATGTATCCTTACACCTCTCTCCATAACAAACAGGGATAAAAATCCCAGTTAGCACTCCCGCTAAAATAATACCCAGACTTGAATATTATTTACTTCACTGATACCACACGATAAGGAGTCACACTGGATTAtggcagtaatcttctagaagactcaatcgtgcaccaccagacggttataaccgtcttgccacgtgtcatcatcccaggctcccttgaagtcacgatgatggcatggaattgAAGAGAAATCTCCACTTggccactttccacgtggcaataccccagccgttgatctaattcgcgatccgtgtgctctcacgtCGGATTAAGAGGATTAACGGAGGGAAAAATAACCGCCTACGGAGTTAGCATTTCCGTCAATATTTCAATAActggttttcccgcccaaactcccagctataaatagaagagTAATTCAGGTACAATCTCCAAGCTACATTCACTTCActtatacttcttcttcttcaaataccgatacttattctcacgccagagggtggtcacggagagaacccccattctccccgtggcgagtctgACGGTGTCTGTTTTGTAGTTATCGAGAAGAGGAGAAGATCTGTCCCCCTGAACCGAACGAGAAGAAACCAACCtttttatgcagaacctaacccccAGGTTTATCTGATTCCGGTCAttaaaccagtgtttcttcattggcgcccactgATTTCTCTTTTTCATCCGTTTTTTCTCATTTTTGATTTACTTTGTTGTTTCCATTTGTAAATGGAAGAAACTTCAACTCACTGTCAAAATGGCCCTCGACCAAATTTTGTAAACAATACCCAGGTTGAGGGTATTGTAGAAGAAGTTTCGGATGACAATGAAGTGCAGTTCACTAATAATCATCCAAACGAACCTGTCACCCCAGGGGTACAGCCTGAGATCCCTGTAAACTCAATTCTACCCCCAGGAGAGACCCCAATCTCCTGGTATGTCAGATCTCAGGGGGCTTTGAATGTTGTGTATGCACAATTCTGTGCACAAACTGCTGCCCAAACCCAATCACGAAGGCCTGTGTCCCGAAATCGAGCACCATCAGTCCCGCACGTTTCTCAGCATGATGGACCAT
The Helianthus annuus cultivar XRQ/B chromosome 6, HanXRQr2.0-SUNRISE, whole genome shotgun sequence genome window above contains:
- the LOC110907884 gene encoding uncharacterized protein LOC110907884, coding for MAYIAKIEFQALNITGENYMPWTAHVKRHLKSMGVLETITEGNDCTDQDKAKAHVFLHKHIDEMLQFEYSNFEDSDVLWKDLKSRFDHQMEVLLPTARDEWNNLRFQDFKKVNEYTSALFRKCSTLRFCGQTVTEEDMLEKTFSTIHASNINLQQKYRLQRFQRYSDLNSFLLVAEKNNELLMKYHQARPTGSLAIPEANAVINDDTKESGRKWGRGRGRGHSGKSNFNGRNHSFKGNNNFRDNSHRRGRGRGCVQNQRTTNYHTPQNNNSNQYNKRNEAGRSENNGTSCFRCGSVNH